GCGGACCCGCCGTCTTCCGCCTGCGCGAGCACTCGCAGCGCCTGCTCGACTCGGCGCGGATCATCGGCATGCGCCCCGAGTGGACCGTCGAGCAGATCGACGAGGCGATCCTCAGGACGATCGCCGCGAACCGCATGCAGTCGTGCTACATCAGGCCGCTCATCTGGTACGGCTCCGAGTCCCTGGGCGTGAACCCGGGGCGCAACCGGCTCCACTTCATGGTCGCCACGCTGCCGTGGGGCGTCTACCTGGGCGAGGACGCCGTGCGCAAGGGCGCGGCCCTGATGACCAGCTCGTGGCGTCGCTCGGCCCCCGACATCATGCCGACGAAGTCCAAGGCGGGCGGCAACTACGTGAACTCCGTGCTGGCGAACCAGGAGGCGCGTGAGCTCGGGTTCGACGAGGCGCTCCTCCTCGACCCCAGCGGCTTCGTCGCCGAGGGCTCCGGCGAGAACGTCTTCTTCGTGAAGGGCGGCGTCCTCTACCCCATCGCCCACTCGGTGAACCTCAGGGGCATCACGCGCGACTCGGTCGTGAAGATCGCCGAGTGGCAGGGCACGGAGGTCGTGCCCACGATGGCGACGCGCGACGAGCTCTACACCGCCGACGAGGTGTTCATGGTCGGCACGGCCGCCGAGGTCACCCCCGTCGCCTCCATCGACAGGCGCCCCATAGGCACCGGCGTGGCCGGCCCGTTCTCGCTGGCGATGCGGAAGACGTACCTCGACGTCGTCTCGGGTCGCGTGCCCGAGTTCGAGCACTGGCTCACGTACGTGAACGACTGATCGACCAGCTTGACGGCCGCCGCCCTCGCGCTGGTCCTCGGGTCGGCGCTGATCCACGCGACCTGGAACCTGCTCGCCAAGAGGGCGCGGGGCGGCGTGGCGTTCCTGTGGCTGCTCACGGCCGGGACGGCGGCGATCTACGCCCCGGTCGCCGGCCTCTACGCCTACCTGAGCCGGCCGGCGCTCACCGGCTGGCACGCCCTCGCCGCGCTGGTGTCGAGCGCGATCCACGTGGGCTACTTCCTCTGCCTGCAGCGCGGGTACCGGGTGGGCGACCTCTCGCTCGTCTACCCGCTGGCCCG
Above is a genomic segment from Trueperaceae bacterium containing:
- a CDS encoding branched-chain amino acid transaminase, with the translated sequence MTVQQKSAPASTPAVEAGLIFFDGEMVPAQEAKVSVLTHALHYGTSVFEGIRAYATDRGPAVFRLREHSQRLLDSARIIGMRPEWTVEQIDEAILRTIAANRMQSCYIRPLIWYGSESLGVNPGRNRLHFMVATLPWGVYLGEDAVRKGAALMTSSWRRSAPDIMPTKSKAGGNYVNSVLANQEARELGFDEALLLDPSGFVAEGSGENVFFVKGGVLYPIAHSVNLRGITRDSVVKIAEWQGTEVVPTMATRDELYTADEVFMVGTAAEVTPVASIDRRPIGTGVAGPFSLAMRKTYLDVVSGRVPEFEHWLTYVND